Genomic segment of Kingella negevensis:
CGCTCGGTTTGACGTTTAATCCGTACACAATCCAAATTGAACCACATGATTATATGGCGGAATTCTTCCAAACGATTAGCCGCATCAACACGATTTTGATTGATTTCAACCGCGATGTATGGGGCTATATTTCGCTGGGCTATTTCAAGCAAAAAGTGAAGGCTGGCGAAGTGGGTTCTTCCACCATGCCGCACAAAGTCAATCCGATTGATTTTGAAAATTCGGAAGGCAATTTAGGCATGGCAAATGCGGTGCTGGGCTTTTTGTCGGAAAAATTGCCTGTGTCGCGTTGGCAGCGTGATTTGACGGATAGTACGGTGCTTCGCAATATGGGCATGGGCGTGGGCTATACCGTTTTGGGTTTGGTCGCGCATTTGCGTGGCTTGAACAAATTGGAAGCTAATCCCGAAAAAATGGCGGCGGATTTGGACGCAACTTGGGAATTATTAGCCGAGCCGATTCAAACAGTTATGCGCCGTTATGCCGTGCCAAACGCTTACGAGCAACTCAAAGATTTAACGCGCGGCAAAGGCGGTATCACTTCAGGCAGCCTGAAAATATTTATCAGCAACCTGAATATTCCCGATGAAGCCAAAGCGGAATTGCTCGCGCTTACGCCTGCACTGTATATCGGCAAGGCGGCGGAACTCGCAAAACATATTTAAGCAGCCTGAAATTGCAATTTCTAGTTCTGAAGATGCTCAAAAAGATTTGCCTGAACGTTTCCAAGTGAAGCAATCTCAATTGGTGATTCGTGATTCGGTTTTTTGGTGCATTGCGTACGTTGGTGGGCAATCAGGCTAAGGTGGTGGCAGATTCTACTGTGTTGCAGTACTACATGGGTAGCTAAACGTTTAAAGATGAGAATGTGAAATTTGTTTCTCAAGAATTGCCTGTAAGCCGTGGGTCTAACTTGGTTTGTGCGGTAAAAAAGGGGAATAAGGAATTGTTGGATAAAATCAATGCGGGTTTGGCGAATGTGAAAAAATCGGGTGAGTATGAGACGATTTTGAAGAAATGGAACCAAGCAGTTCCAAGTGATGTGAGTATTGCGAGTGCGCCTGCTGTGAAATAATGTGAATGCAGCCTGAAAAGTGTTCAGGCTGCATTTTTTTTACGCAAAAAAAGCCGATGTTGCCAGAAGAGCGGCAACATCGGTTTCATTATGGAATGAAAAAGCGCAATTGCATGCAAATTATAGGGAAGTCAATTACGCCAGTTGCTAGGAGTAAGCGAGGGAGATAATACCATGATTGTTCATGTAGATTTATTGCTTAACCTGAAATTTACTTTCTTTGATTTTTTTATTTGATTTTAATCAGTTAAATTTTCAATGTGCAAGCCCATGTTGTTCATGATTTGATACAAAGTGGTGAAATTTTGTTGCTTGAAAAGAGCGTTATTGGGTTGGATTGTGTGAATTTGCACGCGCAGAAAATGGCTCACATTCAGCGCGGCGGTGCTGGCTAGATGATATATGTGAAATTGGGTTTCAGGCTGCTTTTGGATTTGTTGTAGTAAATAGTCTTCAAAAATGAGAGGGGTGTCGATGTATTCCATATTGTCCACGCTGTAATTTTCTCGGGGGTGGGGGAAATATTGGGGGATTTGGTATTTTTGGGCAATGTGTTGCGCAAGGGTGATGTTTTGTTCTGCTTCGGGAAATAGAGGTTGACCGAGCAGAATTTTTTGTGTGTTTTGGCAGCCTGAAAACGGAGTTTGGTTTTCAGGCTGCATTTGCCAGAGTTGTACGGGGATTGTGGGGCTGACAATATTTGGCTGGTTGGGATAAAGGGTGTGGTGTTGGCGGCTGAGTTGGCGCAAATCTTGGGTTTGGTAGTGTATGCCTTGGATTTGGTTGATGATTTTGCGTTTCAGGCTGTGTGGTGGGTTTTGGTAGAGAATGCTGTTGGGGTAGAGGTTGCCTGTGCCGTCATCGAAGGTTTCGAGGACTTGGAAGTTTAGGTGGCTGAGTGGGTATTGGACAATGGGGTTGTCGATGCTGGCGGCGTAAATGGTTTGGTAGGATTTTTCTAGGTTTTTCAGCAGTTTGGGCAGGGCGAACTCGCGCTGAAATCTGCCGTTGGGCATGATTTGGTAGCTGCTATGCTGGCATTGAGCGGCGGTTTGCTGGTAGTAATGGTGGAATTTGGCGTTGTCGGCTTCGGGATAGCAGACCATGAGCAAATCAGCTGGAATAGGGGCGGTTTGGCGAATGAGGGCTTGGGCGATAAGGGCTTGTAATGGGGTGAGGCAGATAAAGAGGTTTTTCATTTTTCAGGCTGCGTGAATGGGAAAAATGGGATTGTATAGTGAAATGAAATAGAAATCCCATATTCTTAGGTCGGATTCAAGAATCCGACCTACAAGGTTAGGAGTTTTTTATTTTATTCAACGATATTCTGGAAATGAAAAGCAGCCTGAAATTGGTTTTCAGGCTGCTTTTTCTATTTTTCAGGCTGCTTTCTGTGCTGTATAAGCAGCCTGAAAACCTGTTTGCACGTCGCCAATGATTTGCCAATCATAAAGCTGACTGAGGGTTTGCGCTTGCATCACTTCGCTGGTTTCTCCGTGGGTGACGACTTTGCCATCTTTCATCAGGGCGACAAAATCACTGTAATGGGCGGCAAGGTTCAAATCGTGCAACACCATGATGATGGTCGGTTTGGGTTCGTTCAGGGCGCGTAGTTGCTGCATGAGAACGTGCTGATGACGAATATCGAGGTGATTGGTAGGTTCGTCCAGCAGCAGAATTTCAGCATTTTGTAACAGGGCGCGGACGATGGCGGCGCGTTGTTTTTCGCCGCCTGATAGGGTGTCGATGCGCTTGTTTATCAGGTGGTCTAGCTCAAATTGTTGCAGCCAGTGGGCGGCGTGTTCTTTGTCTGCGCGATTGGGCTGCTGATGCCATGCGAGTTTGGGATAACACGCCATGAGGACGTATTCGAGCAGTGTCATGGGGAGCTGGAAACTTTCGTGTTGCCCAACCCACGCGCATTTGCCGCATTTTAAGGCAGCCTGAAAAGGTTGGCCGCGCCATTGGGTGTGTTTAGATTGCAAAATTTGTTTGAGCAGGGTGGATTTGCCTGCGCCGTTTGCGCCGATGATGGTGCTGATTTGGTGGTCTGGGAACTGGATTTCGGGCACGTCTAAAATGGTGCGGCTGCCTGAAATAATTTTGCCGTGTTGAAAATGTAGGGTCATGCTTTGTCTCTTTTGTCCATGATGAGCCATAGGAAAAATGGTCCGCCGAGTATGGAAATGACGATGCCAACGGGAAGGTCTATTGGATAGATAATCCAGCGTGAAAACGTGTCGGCAATCAGCACGAACACTGCGCCCCATAAGGCGGCTAGGGCGATTAAACGGCTGCGTCCGCCGCCAATCACGCGGGCTAATACGTTGGGCACCATCATGCCAACAAAGCCGATAATGCCGCCGAGTGATACGGCAGCGCCTGTCATCATGGCTGCGCCGATAATGGTGAGGGTGCGTGTTTTGGCGATGCTGATGCCCATGGTTTGTGCGGCTTCGTCGCCCAAAAGTAAGCAGTCTAGCTGTCTACCGATGGCTAATAAAATCAGCCAGCCGATGAGCATAATGCTGGCGGCGTAACTAAGCGAGATGAATCCTGCTTCGGAAAAACTGCCTGCGAGCCAAGTCATTGCGCTGCGAAGTGCCATGTCGTCTGACATAAATAAAATGAGGCTAACGAGCGAGCTGCAGAGTGCGCTGAGTACGAAGCCTAAAACGAGCAAGCCGTATTTGCCGCCGCCTATCCAGCGATGAACAAGCAAAATCAGCATGCACACGCCAAACGCGCCCAAAAAGGCGGCAAGCGGTACGCCGATGCTGCCCCAGCCCATCGCAATCACGACGACAACGCCAATCGCTGCGCCGCCTGATGTACCGATGAGGCTTGGGTCGGCGAGTGGGTTTTCAAACAGGGCTTGCAGGGCGGCACCGCTTGCGGATAGGGCTGCGCCGACGAGTAGGGAAACGATGATGCGTGGTAGGCGGATTTCGCGCATCACGTCGTCGATGGTGAAGGGGTTTTGCCATGTGCCTTCGCCGATGCCGAGGCAGAAGAGAGCGAGTAATCCAATGGCGAGAATGGGAAGAATGTATTTTGTGAACATGGGTGGAATGTATTTTTATGTTTTTCAGGCTGCTTTTGAATGCGAGAGAATTTTTGCGTAGGGTGCACCATGTGCACCGTTTTTTTTAATGAAATCAAATTTTCAGGCAGCCTGAAAGTTTTGGTGAGCGGGGCGCACCCTACGGTTATGCGTTTTCAGGCTGCCTGAATTTTATTTCGCCAACTGATTCAACTGCTTAATGCTTTCAGGCGTATGCAAGCTATAACGCAAAAAGTGGTCGCCCGTCCAAAAAACGATTTTGCCATTTTTGGCGGCAGGGCTGCCTGAAAGCTCGGGACGCGCAGCTAATTTGCTTGCACCGCCTAGCATGGCTTCGTTGTGTTTGGCGATGATAATGACATCGGGTTTGGCGGCAAGCCACGCTTCGCGCGAGAGCGGTTTCAAGCCTTGCACGGAATCGGCGGCGTTGATGCCACCTGCTAACTTAATCAGCGTGTCGCCCACCGTGCCGCGACCTGAAACGTATCGCCCGTCATAGCTCAGCAGATAGCGTTTGCCTGTGGCTGGTTGTTGTTTGATGGCAGCCTGAAACTGTTTGGTCAATTCGCTGGCTTGGGCTTGTTTGCCAATCAGTGCACCAATGCGGTTAATGCTGGCAGTGTATTCGGCGAGGGTTTCGGTGGGATTGACGTTTTCTGCACGCACGCCGCTTTGTTTCAGGTTTTGGAAAATGGTGTTGGGTGTGGCGACAAAGCTGCCGAGCACCAAATCGGGTTTTTTGGACACAATGGGTTCGGGCGATAGAGTGCGGAAAAAGCCGATGGTGGGCGTTTGGGTGTATTCGGGCAGGTGGTTGTATTCGTGAATCCCGACCACTTCATTCGCTGCACCAAGTTTGGCGACAATTTCGGCGGTGTCGGGGGTGAGGACAACGATGCGTTGCGCGAAGGCGTTGCTGGCGAGAAGGGCTAATAGTAGGGCGGTTTTTTTCATGTTTTTTTCCTTTGTGAATAGATTTTCAGGCTGCCTGAAATTGAGTCAAAATATCTTGAACAAGCTGTTGCCAATCAGCTGGTTCGCTTTCTGCGTCTGCTTGTCTGCCAAATAATTGCAAAACTAATTCGCGTTGGTCGTTGTAGGCTTCAAAGCTGTGCACTATGCCGTTGCTGCCTGGTCGGCGGACAAACCAAAATTGGCTGATGCTTTGGTCTTGTATGTGGCAGGTGAACTGTTCTTCTTGCTGGTCTTGCATGTGTAAGCCGTTGTCTTGGCGTGTGATGTGGTGCACTTTGCCTGTTTGAATTTGCACAATGCCGTTGTTGTTCACAAAAGTCAGCAGGGTGATTTTGCGTTGTGCGCATTGGGTGATGATGGCTTCTAATGCGGCAATGGGTAGGCGCATGGCATCGTTTTGTGGGGCGTATTGCAAACCTTGCAGGCGGTCGATGCCAAACTGAGACAGCACAACGCGAAAGTGGTGGACGTTTTGCAGGGTTTGCCATTCTTGCTGATAGGCAGCGATGGTTTCGGGGGTGAGTGTGTTGAGTGGGGTGGCTGGGTTTTCAGGCTGCGTTTCCCATTCGGGCGTGGTGCTTTGGGTAAATTGCTGACACAGTTGCTGCCATGCTGGGATTTGTTCAGGCTGCGTGAGATAGACTTTTTCGATGGCGTTGCCGTATGTGTCGAAAAATTGGAAGCTGTAGCAATCGTTTTGTTGGTGGGCGATGATGTGTTTCCAGCGGCGCAAAAATAGGCGCAAGTCGAGTCCGCCTAAATTGATGGCGGTGCCCATCATGGGAGACAGGTCTAGGTTGTGATAAATGCCTGTTTTTTGGCTGTAGGCGATGGGGTTGCGAACGGTGCTGGTTAGGTTGCCGAGTGCTTCTAAGCTGAGCAAAAAGGCGTTGATTTCGCTGCCGAGATATTGGCTGTTCGGGTGTTGGGCGAGGTATTGTCCTTCTGTCAGTTGCGCTTGTTTGACTGCCTGAATAATGGATTGTTCTTGGGTTTCGATTAGGGTGTTTGGGGTCATGAAAATGCTTTCTTTTGTGGGGTGTTGTTTTCAGGCTGCCTGAAAAATTAAAATAGCCAAATATAATCAGCGTGTTGTTTGTCGATTTCGTTGTCTTTGCTGCTGAGCAACAGCACTTTCAGGCTGCCTGAAAATCCTGCATCTTGCAAAAACAGGGGAACGCCCAGTTGCTTGGATGCGTGAATATTGCCTGCAATCAGCCACGCTGGTTTAGGCGATTGCAACAGGGCTTGAGCCATGCGGAAGTCTTTGTATTGCTGCATAGCGACCATGTTGCCGCCGCCGTGATGATTGCTGATGATTTGCGACAACGCAGTTTGCACTTTGGCTTGGCTGGCAAATTTGCCTTGCGGCGCGAAATTTTGGTTGGCGGCTAGTTCGCTGCGGCTGGGGCTGCCTGAAACGATGGCTGGTGTTTGAGTGAGTAGCGTGTGCATCACGTTTTGATATTGCGACCAATCCCAAGCCATGTTCCAGTTGATTTTGCCTGCGAGCGAACGCATGCCGCTTTTACCGCCTTGATGAAACCACGTTTGCACTTCGTTGATGGGCTGCTGCTGTTCGGGCGCGAGCATTTCCAAAATGGTGCTGCCTGTGTGGCGGTTGGTGTGTTCCAGCAGCCATTGCTGGGCGGCGTGGTGTTGGGGGTTGTCGTGCTCTTCGCCAATCAGCACGATGTCAGCTTGCTTGAGTTGCTCGGCAAGCTGAACGGGTGTGAGGGTTTGCCCTGTGGCGGTTTGGTAGATTGTGCCTGTTGGCTCGGCGTGTGCGAGCGGTAGGGCTAGGGCGATGATGATTAGGAATGGGGTTTTCATGGTGGGGTTTTGGGGTTTCAGGCTGCTTTTTGTGTGCGACAAAATGGCATAAACGTAGGGTGTGCCCCACGCACTAAAATCTTCAGGCAGCCTGAAAAATGGGTTAATTTGAAAAATTGGTATACGAGGCGCACCCTACATGCCATATTTTCAGGCTGCATGAAGATGTGCTGGGGCGCGACCCAGTCTACCTTTTTGTTGCATACTCAAAAGTAGCCTAGCACACAGCTCACTAACAGTGGCAAAATCGCCTTTTTGTTGCATACTCAAAAGCAGCCTGAAAACAGGTTTCATTAAAACTGCATCGTAAAACCCGCGTAATACGTTCTTCCGCGACCTGTGCCTTTGTTCGCCCAGTCAGAAGTTGCGCCTGTGTTCCCCGTCCCCAACGTACCACCACTGCTGAGCGGATAGTTGTAAACGGTGTTCGTCAGGTTATCAATGTTGAAGAACAGTTTAGCGTGTTTATTGATGTCGTATTTCGCATACAAATCAAACACTTTTTTGCCGCCTTTGATTTTGGTGGTGGTGGGCAAATTCAAATCTGTGTCGATGCCTGCTGGTACGGTGTCGTCGCCCATGCGTGTCATGCGCGCACCAACGACGAGTTTGTTATCCAACCAGCGCGAACCCACGTCTAACACAAGCTGGCTTTCAGGCTGCGTTCGTGTGGTGCTGGTAATGTCGGCTAACCAGTCGGTTGGCGTGTCGGTTTTGCTGCGGCTGTAGGCTACGTTGATGTAGCCGCGACCGAAGTCGTAACCGCCTTCAATTTCCCAGCCGTGAATTTTGGTGGTGTCGGTCGCGTTGCGGAATATGCCAACTGGAGAAATGTCGCCGCCGTTGTGCACATAATCGTCTAAGCTGCATTTTGCGAAGTTGTTGCACACGTAAAACTGGTCTTGGAAGATGTAATTTTTCACGCGGTTGTTGAAGTAATTGACTTTCAAACGCGCGGTGTCATTGTCTTTCAGAAAGCCTTGTTTGAAGATGTTGAAACCGATGTCGCGGTTGCGCGCGGTTTCGCCTCTCAAATAGGGGTTCACGGAA
This window contains:
- a CDS encoding ABC transporter ATP-binding protein: MTLHFQHGKIISGSRTILDVPEIQFPDHQISTIIGANGAGKSTLLKQILQSKHTQWRGQPFQAALKCGKCAWVGQHESFQLPMTLLEYVLMACYPKLAWHQQPNRADKEHAAHWLQQFELDHLINKRIDTLSGGEKQRAAIVRALLQNAEILLLDEPTNHLDIRHQHVLMQQLRALNEPKPTIIMVLHDLNLAAHYSDFVALMKDGKVVTHGETSEVMQAQTLSQLYDWQIIGDVQTGFQAAYTAQKAA
- a CDS encoding ChuX/HutX family heme-like substrate-binding protein, yielding MTPNTLIETQEQSIIQAVKQAQLTEGQYLAQHPNSQYLGSEINAFLLSLEALGNLTSTVRNPIAYSQKTGIYHNLDLSPMMGTAINLGGLDLRLFLRRWKHIIAHQQNDCYSFQFFDTYGNAIEKVYLTQPEQIPAWQQLCQQFTQSTTPEWETQPENPATPLNTLTPETIAAYQQEWQTLQNVHHFRVVLSQFGIDRLQGLQYAPQNDAMRLPIAALEAIITQCAQRKITLLTFVNNNGIVQIQTGKVHHITRQDNGLHMQDQQEEQFTCHIQDQSISQFWFVRRPGSNGIVHSFEAYNDQRELVLQLFGRQADAESEPADWQQLVQDILTQFQAA
- a CDS encoding heme/hemin ABC transporter substrate-binding protein — translated: MKKTALLLALLASNAFAQRIVVLTPDTAEIVAKLGAANEVVGIHEYNHLPEYTQTPTIGFFRTLSPEPIVSKKPDLVLGSFVATPNTIFQNLKQSGVRAENVNPTETLAEYTASINRIGALIGKQAQASELTKQFQAAIKQQPATGKRYLLSYDGRYVSGRGTVGDTLIKLAGGINAADSVQGLKPLSREAWLAAKPDVIIIAKHNEAMLGGASKLAARPELSGSPAAKNGKIVFWTGDHFLRYSLHTPESIKQLNQLAK
- a CDS encoding FecCD family ABC transporter permease — encoded protein: MFTKYILPILAIGLLALFCLGIGEGTWQNPFTIDDVMREIRLPRIIVSLLVGAALSASGAALQALFENPLADPSLIGTSGGAAIGVVVVIAMGWGSIGVPLAAFLGAFGVCMLILLVHRWIGGGKYGLLVLGFVLSALCSSLVSLILFMSDDMALRSAMTWLAGSFSEAGFISLSYAASIMLIGWLILLAIGRQLDCLLLGDEAAQTMGISIAKTRTLTIIGAAMMTGAAVSLGGIIGFVGMMVPNVLARVIGGGRSRLIALAALWGAVFVLIADTFSRWIIYPIDLPVGIVISILGGPFFLWLIMDKRDKA
- a CDS encoding transporter substrate-binding domain-containing protein, coding for MKFVSQELPVSRGSNLVCAVKKGNKELLDKINAGLANVKKSGEYETILKKWNQAVPSDVSIASAPAVK
- a CDS encoding glycosyltransferase family 52, whose protein sequence is MKNLFICLTPLQALIAQALIRQTAPIPADLLMVCYPEADNAKFHHYYQQTAAQCQHSSYQIMPNGRFQREFALPKLLKNLEKSYQTIYAASIDNPIVQYPLSHLNFQVLETFDDGTGNLYPNSILYQNPPHSLKRKIINQIQGIHYQTQDLRQLSRQHHTLYPNQPNIVSPTIPVQLWQMQPENQTPFSGCQNTQKILLGQPLFPEAEQNITLAQHIAQKYQIPQYFPHPRENYSVDNMEYIDTPLIFEDYLLQQIQKQPETQFHIYHLASTAALNVSHFLRVQIHTIQPNNALFKQQNFTTLYQIMNNMGLHIENLTD
- a CDS encoding ChaN family lipoprotein; protein product: MKTPFLIIIALALPLAHAEPTGTIYQTATGQTLTPVQLAEQLKQADIVLIGEEHDNPQHHAAQQWLLEHTNRHTGSTILEMLAPEQQQPINEVQTWFHQGGKSGMRSLAGKINWNMAWDWSQYQNVMHTLLTQTPAIVSGSPSRSELAANQNFAPQGKFASQAKVQTALSQIISNHHGGGNMVAMQQYKDFRMAQALLQSPKPAWLIAGNIHASKQLGVPLFLQDAGFSGSLKVLLLSSKDNEIDKQHADYIWLF